The genomic stretch AACCGCCCTCACCTCCAGGAGAgcggctctctctctcctccgccTGGCAAAACCAAGGGGACTGTGGAGGGGCAGCATCTCTGACACTGTCCACAGCAAACCCAGGGCCCGGGGGCTCcaaggcccctcccccacacccctctGCCATCTCCTTTCCCCCCTGTCGCAAAAAAGGGACCGTGCTGGCTCCAACCCTTCCAGAAAGAACAAGAACGGCAGGGCAGGGGCTCCTTGGGGTGCCCAATCCAGCATGGGTTCCCCCAGCTGGAGGCTAACGCATACCACCTGGGGTACCACTGCCGCCAGAGACAGGATGGCAGCCCTTGGAGACCGAGGGGCAGGAGGCGCACAGCAGCGGGGGCCCAGACcaaaggagctggactgggacaCCGTTTCCCCCAAGACCCCCGCCAGGGCCCCCTCTGCAGCAGCACAGGCCCCATGGGCACCTTGGCGGGCAGCGGCACTCTTGTGTCCCAGCCTTTGTTGGGGCCGGCTCCCTGTCATTCCCACCCCCCTGCACACAGGCTCATTGCCCCAGGGTGAGGGGGCAGGGTGCTCCTAGGAGGAGCAGCACAGCTGGGAGGGGCCTCTGTGGTCACCGAGCTCTGTGCCCTGGATTTCACAGCCATGAGGGAAGCTGAAGCTCATCCGTGCGTGGGGCAGCGGCTAATGTACCTTTCTCCCACCTGGCCAGGGGCCCCAGACCCCCTGGAGACCCCTGCTCTGCAAACAGTCCAAGATGCCAGGTCTGATGCCCAAGGTCACACCCGGGGTTAGCCAGTGGCAGGGCAGGAAAGGCCGGCACCTGGCTGGGCTCTGGTGGACGGGCCACCGGTGACTTTGTCCCCTTGCACACAGGTGTCCCAGGCCGTGGACTCAGCAAACTGGCTTTGCTCACTtctgcatctgagtctcccgaCCCCTGGGCTCTGCTCCGGGGGGAGGGTGCCCTCATGGCATCCCTCTCCTGGGTCAACAAGACCCCTCCGCGGGTGCACACCGGGACACAGTCTCACTGTGACCTCCAAAACACCCTGTCCTGGCCTTGCCCCGCTCCAGTCATTTCTCCGCCTGTGGAATGGCAATCACCTTTCAaaccctgccccctgcaggcacccccctgcccccaccaggggGCTCTGGGCCCTGTCCCGCTTCCACAGGTGACAATCTACATTCAGCTCCTCTGCCTGCACAGGAAGTGTCACCTCTGTAAGGGTTAACAGTTGGGTCACTggtgggacatgaacccagtGAAGCGGTGGGGTCAGAGAGACGCACAACCAGGTCCCCTGAGCCAGGGTGGAGAGAATGAAATTCCCAGCAAGACGGCAGCTCAGACACGCGAGGGCCACATCACACACCCCGGCTCCGCACTGGGCAGGCCGGCTCCGGGGCCACCAGGGAGTCGGGAAGCACTGCTCTAAATCATGTGCTATTTTTTGCCAGGTAATCAGGGTAAAGTGTCAGATATAGACCGACAGaggcccaggccacacagctCTGAGGGCAGGAGGCCGCGCCAAgaactggtggtggtggtggtggtggtggtgggatccTGACTCCCTCCCAAGAACACCACAACCCTCAGTCCCTCGGGCATCCCACTGCCTGCACACCAGGTCTCAGGCCAGGGGAGGGGCGGGCTTGGGAGGAGGGCAGCAGCCTCTCCCCTGTAACCTTGTGAGCCTCTTGCtggcagggaggtgggagaggggcggggggggtggtggtggtggtgagaacTTGGGTAGCTCAGTGTCCAGAGTAGTCATGGAAACTACAAGCAAACAGATGGGGGTTGGCTGGGGAAGGTAAACGCTGGGCAAGGTCCAGCTAAGGAGGTCCAGGGACCTGGACACTCTCAGGGGGTGGGCCTGGGACTGGGCACAGctgagcctggggcagggagagaggctcATGGGGGCTGAGTGTGGGCCAGTCAAgtgtgggtgggggaggctcAGGCTGCTCCCTTCTTCCCAGGGGATAGCCCCTCCCTGGCAGTACTGTTCTGAGGATCTCAAAGCCACTGGCCTAGCCCACAAACCTATCACCAACAGTGGTGGACGTGGGGGGAGACCCCACCAAGGGGCAGCTTCCACTCCTCTTTTAGGACACCAGAGAATgtggcaggagccctggggaaGGACGACTGCCAAGGCCATGGGCGGCTGTCCCATTGTGCAGCCAAGAGCAAAGGCATGCTGGCGGCTGCCAGGCACCCTGGGGATTCCACCgccccacccccttctccttcctgcccaaggcccgccccggcccccaccccccctgACCCAGCACAGACCCCTGGGAACAAGGCCCCAGCCCTAGTCACATGGTCACAGTCCCCGGTTCACCCTCAGAACCACTTCCCTCTTTCAGTTCTGCAAAGCCGGGAGGGGGCACAGACGTGCTGGAGGAAGGGCCGCCTTTCCCTCCACCTTCATTCTGGGAAGTTGCGGGCTCTCTCCTCCACTCCCCATCCCGCTCCTCTCTGGGGGATcctctctctccccaggggaAAGGAGCCACTGGCTCCCTCACCCCACGCAAACCCCAACCTCTGGAAGCTTCTGCAGGAAGGAATGCCTGGGCGAGGAAGGGAAAGCAGGTGTCCCAGGGCCGGcatgggcggggcgggggggggggggcggaggagCGCCGGGCCGAAGGCAGGTCAGGGCAGGCCACCTCGGGCCCAGACCTGAAGATCGTCCCCTCTGACAAACAGCTGGAACTCCCCCCGGGCGCCCCTGAGGGTGGGAGCTCCTGGGAAGGGGGCTGGGTGGCAGTGGCTGACTCAGCCTGCCAAAGCCGGCTGGCGAGGCGAGGCGTAGGCGGCGCACGTGGCAGgggcggcgcgggggcggggtgggcgcACTCACTTGGATGGGCGCGGTGCTGAAATGGATCTTCCGGCTGGGGGCCGGGTCCTCTTCCTCCGACAGCCCGGGGATCTCCACGCACCCTGACTCGGGCTCGTAGGGGGgctccccatcctcctcctcgtCTTCGTCGTCCTCCTCCAGGGCGCTGCCCCCCGAGTCCTCCCCGAGTCCACTGTAGGCGCTCACGTCCACCAAGTCCGCCTCCGAGAAGTCCTCCTTCTTGGACTCATCGGCCTCCTCAGGGGCCGCATCCGGGACCCGGGAGTTGCCCACCCCCGTCTCTGGCGCTGCCACCGTCGCCGCAGCCTCGTCTTCGGGGGCAGCTGGGGCCTTGGGCTCCTCGGGCGCGGCGCTGGCTGTGGCCGTCGAGGGGCCGCCATTCTCCAGGGCCGCGTGGACCGTCACTTCGGCCTGGATCACTTCCCCGGGCGCCGACTCAGCCTCCGACTCCCCgctctcctccacctccaccggCTTAATTTTGCGCACCTCCCGGGGCTtggggggcgggcgggcgggggccaCTCGGTGCTGCGGGGGCTGCTGCCCGCCGGGGCCGCGCTCCTTCTCGGCCGGGGTCTCCCCCGACGGGGCGGCCGGGGCGGCCGGCGCTgccggcggcggtggcggcggcggctgaAACACCCGGGACCGCTTGCTGACCAGCTTGGAGTTGACCGGGGGAGCCCCTGCGGCCGCAGCCCTGGGGGCCCCGGGCCCGCGGTGGAGGCCGGTCCTCGAGTCGGCCTTTTCGAAGACGGCGCTCAGCTGGCTGACCGTGGGCGACACGGCGTCGGCGTCCAGCTTGTCCAGCGCCTCCGTGCTGCCGTTGAAGCGGACCACGACGTCCAGCTTCCGGTCCTGCAGGCCGGCGCGCTCCTGCCTCAGCAGCCGCCGCGCCGCGGCCTCCTTGTCGCCGCCTGCGGCCGCGGGAGCGCTCCGCTCGAACAGCTTCCGCGTCTCCTGCAGGCGGGATGGCGGgtgcggcggcggcgcgggctgcGCCGAGGGCGCGGGCTTGGAGTCGAAGCGGCTCACGCGCTCGGACACGCTGGTGCCCAGCTTGAGCAGGGCGCTGTGGTCCACGTTCTCGTTCAGGCTGCTGGCCCGCGGCAGCGACAGGCGCACGCCGCGCTCGGACGCCCGGGGGGCCTCGGCcaggcccgcgccgccgcccgcctCGCCCGGCGGCCCCGCCGTCGTGCCCATCTGCAGGAACATACTTTTGATGCGGTGGACGTTGGAGCCATATTTCTTGTGGTGGGCCGCCTTGGGTGCCTCGTCGGGCCCGGGCGCATCGGGCTGCTTGAGCGCCTGGATGCCCGCCTCGTAGGCGCTGCGGTGCGGGGAGGCGCTCCGGAGGGGACCCCCGGGCCCCCGCGGCTCCGTCTTCATCATGGTGGGGGGAGCCGGGTTCGCATCCCCCCGCTCCCCGCGACCCCCCTCCGACAGGCGGCTGGCCAAGTCGGgaccgccgccccctccccccgaaGAAAAAAGCCCCCGGaaaggccctttttttttttagggtccTTCAAAAAGCAAGCTGCCAAAAACAGTTAACctcgcttaaaaaaaaaaaaaaaaaaacctcccagcGGGCGCCCAGTGTGGGCCGCCTCCCCCAACCAAGCTGCCGGGGACAGCCAGCCCCTCAAACCCCGGGCGGCCTGGCCCGCTCGCCCCCACCCAAATTACGAGagcggcggcggccggggccgGTGGGACCGCGCGCCCTGCCCGCgaagcagcggcggcggcgccggctCACATCGTCCGAGGCGGTGTCAGCAAGGCTGGCAGCCCGGGCGCCCGCCACTCGGGCCGGGGGCCTCGGCTCTCGGGGGGCCCGGTACCCCGGCGCCCATGGCTGCTCCGCCGGCCGGGGCCGCTCCGCCGccgcgcctccctccctccctccctcccccccgcgCCCCGAGCCTCGCGTCTTTCTCTCGCTCTGCCCGAGCGGCGGCTGCCGGAGACCGAGCGGCTGCCCTTCTCGCCGCCGCCGCTGGGGGACTGGCACCTCTGGGTCCTAAAGGGATCGGATTTCCGGGCCCGGAGCCCGTgagccctccccttcccctccgtCCGAACTCGCGGCCTCCCACGCCCGTCGTTGGAGGGGAACCCTCTTCGACCCTTCCATCTCAGCCGCAGACTGAGGCTTCTCGCGACCCACATCACCGCACCCCCAAG from Lepus europaeus isolate LE1 chromosome 18, mLepTim1.pri, whole genome shotgun sequence encodes the following:
- the PPP1R9B gene encoding neurabin-2 encodes the protein MMKTEPRGPGGPLRSASPHRSAYEAGIQALKQPDAPGPDEAPKAAHHKKYGSNVHRIKSMFLQMGTTAGPPGEAGGGAGLAEAPRASERGVRLSLPRASSLNENVDHSALLKLGTSVSERVSRFDSKPAPSAQPAPPPHPPSRLQETRKLFERSAPAAAGGDKEAAARRLLRQERAGLQDRKLDVVVRFNGSTEALDKLDADAVSPTVSQLSAVFEKADSRTGLHRGPGAPRAAAAGAPPVNSKLVSKRSRVFQPPPPPPPAAPAAPAAPSGETPAEKERGPGGQQPPQHRVAPARPPPKPREVRKIKPVEVEESGESEAESAPGEVIQAEVTVHAALENGGPSTATASAAPEEPKAPAAPEDEAAATVAAPETGVGNSRVPDAAPEEADESKKEDFSEADLVDVSAYSGLGEDSGGSALEEDDEDEEEDGEPPYEPESGCVEIPGLSEEEDPAPSRKIHFSTAPIQVFSTYSNEDYDRRNEDVDPMAASAEYELEKRVERLELFPVELEKDSEGLGISIIGMGAGADMGLEKLGIFVKTVTEGGAAHRDGRIQVNDLLVEVDGTSLVGVTQSFAASVLRNTKGRVRFMIGRERPGEQSEVAQLIQQTLEQERWQREMMEQRYAQYGEDDEETGEYATDEEEELSPTFPGGEVAIEVFELAENEDALSPVDMEPEKLVHKFKELQIKHAVTEAEIQQLKRKLQSLEQEKGRWRAEKAQLEQSVEENKERMEKLEGYWGEAQSLCQAVDEHLRETQAQYQALERKYSKAKRLIKDYQQKEIEFLKKETAQRRVLEESELARKEEMDKLLDKISELEGNLQTLRNSNST